The following nucleotide sequence is from Bacteroidota bacterium.
ATACAATGCCAGCATTTTTAATGTAAGCGCCATGAGTTATGGTAGTTTAAGTAAAAATGCAATTATGGCATTAAATGGTGGTGCAAAAATTGGTGGCTTTGCGCATAACACCGGTGAAGGTGGTTTGAGTCCTTGTTGGCTTTATAAAAAAATTACGTGAGTTAAGTGATGGTAAACCTATTGGGTTTAAATTATGCATTGGGCAAAAAAGTCAGTTCATTAGTATTTGCAAGGCCATGGTAAAACAAAATGTGTTTGCCGATTTTATTACTGTAGATGGCGGTGAAGGCGGAACCGGTGCTGCACCTTTGGAATTTAGTAATTCGGTAGGTATGCCTTTGCGTGATGCCCTAGCATTTGTTTATGATACTTTAAATGGATATGGAATTAAAAAACATATTAAAATAATTGCATCGGGTAAAGTGCACACCGGTTTTGATTTAGTAAAAAACATTTCTTTAGGCGCAGACATGTGCAATGGTGCAAGAGCAATGATGTTATCATTAGGTTGCATTCAGGCATTAGAGTGCAACACAAACACCTGCCCTACTGGAGTGGCTACTCAAAATCCTAAATTGTATAAAGGATTAAATGTAGATGATAAAAAAGTACGTGTTGCAAATTATCAAAACGAAACAATTAAAGCTGCTGTTGAATTAATGTCAGCTGCTGGACTTTCGCATCCTGAAAAATTACACCGCTCGCATATTTATCGTAGAGTTAGCGCCAACCAAATACAAACCTATGCAGAAATGTATCCGTATCTTTTAAAAGGAAGTTTGCTGGAAGCGCCCTACCCTCAGGGATGGGAATTACCAGGTGATGGAAAGCACAGAGATAACATTTGATAGTGCATTGAAATACGCATAGGGTTTTTTTAAATAGTTTGATTAAACAAAAAAGCCCCGCAATAATTTGCGGGGCTTTTGATTAATTCAGATTTCTTCCTATCTCAATAAAGTAACATGTCCAGTTTTGGTATGTTTTTTATTATCGAATGTAGTGTAGTTAATGAGGTAAGTGTATACATCTTGTTTGCCTTCTTCATCTTTAATATTTCCATCCCAACCTTTTAATTGCTCGTTAGAGTAAAATAATTTCTCTCCCCAACGATCGAAGATGTACATTTCCACTTTAGTTAAACCAGTACCGTATACTAAGAACACATCGTTTAATCCATCGTAGTTTGGTGTAAAGATATTTGGAACATAAATAGCATGCTCTTTTGTTACTTCTATACACACTTCATCAATTGCCTTACAACCACCAGCATCCACTGCCATAATTTGATAGCATCCACTGTTTTGTGGCATAATTTGCGAATTCGGACAATCCTTGCATAAAATACCTTCACCTAAAATCCAGGTTAAAGTTCCAGTACCTTTTGCATTTAAATACATTGGTTGATCTAAGTTGTATGTCATATCTTCTCCAGCATTTACATCAGGAATAGGATTTACTTTTACAAGCACCGTTGCGGTGCCACCACAATTTCCTCCATTAGAAACTTGAACGGTGTAAACAGTCGTTACATCAGGACTAGCATAAGGCTGTGCAATAAATGCATTGCTTAATCCTTTTGAAGGACCCCATACATAAGTATTGCTACCACCAGCATTTAATTTTACTGATTGACCTTTACAAACTTCTACACTCTTTGTAGCTGTTGCAGTAATTGTTTGTACAACTTCCACTTCAATTTCTTTTGTAAACACACAACCTGTAGTACCTGAGAAGTTATAACCCATTACGGTATAGTTCATAGTAGCAGTTGGTGTTATAATGGCCATGTTTGGATGATTCAAACTATCAGCAACAGGCGGTGTCCATCTGTAGGCCATAGCACCCGAAGCAAAAATAGTTGACTTGTTGCCTACGCATATTTTTGGACTGTTCGTCGTTAAATTTAATACTGGTCTTGTAATTACATTAATAGGAATAGTTATTGTTGCTGTACATAATCCATTATTTCCAATTAAAGAATACACTGTTGATTGAGCAGGATCAGCAATCACAAAGTTTGAATTACCACTTGTTAATCCATACGTTGGTATCCATGTATATGATGTTGCCCCATTCGCATTTATTCCTGTTTTTTCTCCTAAACAAATAGCTGTTCTATCACACACTGCTTGTAATTGAGGAAGTGGCGTCACTAAAACTTGTTTTACTATTGATGTTGTACAGGTTGACGCCTCACCAATAACGGTGTAATTTGTAGTTACTAATGGAGTTGCTGAAACAATATTACCAGTGCTTGAGCTTAATGATGAAGCAGGAGACCAAGTATAATTATTAGCACCAAAAGCAGTTAAGCCAATTGCACTGCCTGCACAAATAGTTGGTACACCTGGAGCAACACCAATAACCGGATTAGCTACCACAATTACTGTTGCTGTTTCTGTTGGACTGTTACACAATAAACTTGTTCCTACAATGCTATAAATAGTATTTACAGAAGGGCTTGCAATAACTGCATTTCCATTAGCAGTATTTAATGTGTTTGATGGCGACCATGTATAAGAGGTTGCACCATTTGCATTTAAATTGGCGCTTGTACCAAAACACATACTAGCCGATGAAACCGTTAATGTTGGATTTGGTACAATCATAATACTAAAGCTTGCAGTGTTTGAACAGGTACCTACTGTTCCAACTACCGTTCCTGTTCCAACTAAATTTGGTGGAACTGCAGTACCAATAATATTAGCAGCATTAGTTGCATTTACCGTTAAACCTGTAAAGCCTGTCCAGTTATATGAATTAGCACCACTTGCGCTAATACCAATGGTGTTGGTTGAATTATTAAAGTTATTCATACACAACATACCATTGCTTAAGTTGATGTTGATGATTGGTAAAGGAACTACCGTAACTGTTGTTACCGCTACATTTGTACAAGTTGTTTGTTCACCTATTAACGTATATACCGTTGTTACTGTTGGGTTAACGGTAACGTTATTTCCAACAGTTGAACTTATTGCAGTGTTTGGTGACCACGAATAATTTGTAGCGCCACTTGCTGTTAAGTTAATAGAATTACCAAAACAAATAGTTGGTGTGAGTGGTGCAATGTTTACTGTTGGATTTGCTACCACACTTGCTGTTGCATTTTGTGATTGACTGTTACAGCCCACGCTTGAACCAAATACACTGTATACTGTAGTTACTGATGGACTCGCTGTTACAATTGGTCCGTTAGCAGAACTTAATGTTGTTGCTGGCGACCAAGTATAAGATGTTGCATTCATGGCGCTGAGTGTAACGCTTGTACCCGCGCACATACTGCCTGATGTTGTTCCAATAATTGGATTAGGAATGGCATTTACCGTAAAGGTTGAAATATTAGTACAAGTTCCATTAGCTCCGATTACCGAGCCTGTTACAACAGGTGCACCGTTGGATGTACCAATCACTAATGGACCGTTTAATGTATTAGTGGTTACACCAATAATTGGTCCCCAAGTATACGATGCCGCACCACTCGCTGTTAACGAAACAGTATTTGGTGAACCATTAAAATTATTCATACACAGCGTTGGACTGCTTGGTGTAACGGTAATTGATGGTAAACCTAAAACAGTAACGGTAATAGTTGCTAAGTTGGTACAGGTTGCTGCAGATCCTAAAATAGAATACGTAGTATTGGTAGTAGGGCTCGCTATAGTAATAGCAGTATTGGTTGATGTTAAAGCAATGTTTGGTGACCAAGTATAGGTATTAGCACCACTTGCTGTTAAGGTTATAGAGTTGTTTAAACAAATTACTGGATTGTTCGGAACAACTGTTACCGTTGGATTTACCACCACACTTGCTGTTGCATTTTGTGATTGACTATTACAACCCACGCTTGAACCAAAGACACTGTATACTGTAGTTACTGATGGACTCGCTGTTACAATTGGTCCGTTAGCAGAACTTAATGTTGTTGCTGGCGACCAAGTATAACTTGTTGCGTTCATGGCGCTGAGTGTTACACTTGTGCCTGCACACATACTGCCTGATGTTGTGGCAATAGTTGGATTAGGAATTGCATTTACCGTAAAGGTTGCTACGTTAGTACATGTTCCGTTGGCACCGATGACTGTTCCTGTTACAACAGGTGCACCGTTGGATGTACCAATAACAAGCGGACCATTTAATGTATTAGTGGTTACACCAACTATTGGTCCCCATGTATAAGAAGCCGCACCACTCGCTGTTAATGAAACAGTATTTGGTGAACCATTAAAATTATTCATACACAAGGTTGGACTGCTTGGTGTAACGGTTACCGATGGTAAACCTAAAACAGAAACGGTGATCGTTGCTAAATTTGTACAGGTTGCTGCAGATCCTAAAATTGAATACGTTGTTGTAATAGTTGGACTTGCATTTGTAATGGCAGTGTTAGTAGAACTTAATGCAATGTTTGGTGACCATGTATAGGTATTTGCACCAGCTGCGGTTAAGGTAATAGTATTACCTAAACAAATAGCAGGGTTAAGTGGCGTAATTGTAACCGTTGGATTTGGAACAACACTTGCCGTTGCATTTTGTGATTGACTATTACAACCCACGCTTGAACCAAATACACTGTATACTGTAGTTACCGATGGACTAGCAATTACAATTGGTCCAGTGGTGGTATTTAAATTTGTTGCTGGCGACCAAGTATAACTTGTTGCATTGCTTGCGCTGAGCGTAACACTTGTACCCGCACACATACTGCCAGATGTTGTGGCAATAGTTGGATTTGGAATTGCATTAACTGTGAAAGTTGCTAGGTTAGTACATGTTCCATTAGCACCAATTACTGTTCCTGTTACAACAGGTGCACCGTTGGATGTACCAATAACAAGCGGACCATTTAACGTGTTTGTTGTTACACCAACTATTGGTCCCCATGTATAAGAAGCCGCACCACTCGCTGTTAATGAAACAGTATTTGGTGAACCATTAAAATTATTCATACACAATGTTGGACTGCTTGGTGTAACCGTTACCGATGGTAAACCTAAAACAGAAACGGTGATGGTTGCTAAATTAGTACAGGTTGCAGCTGAACCTAAAACAGAATACGTAATAGTTGCTGTTGGATTAGAAACTGTTATTGTAGTGTTAGTTGATGTGAGTGCAATGTTTGGTGACCATGTGTATGTATTAGCGCCAGCTGCTGTTAAAGTTATAGAGTTACCCAAACAAATTGCAGGATTAATTGGTGTGATAGTTACTGTTGGATTTGGAACAACCGTTACTGTTGAGTTTTGTGTTTGACTGTTACATCCTAAACTTGAACCAATAATACTATACACCGTTGTGTTTGCTGGATTTGCAATTACAACAGGGCCACTAGTAGTATTTAAGTTTGTTGCTGGCGACCAAGTATAGGTTGAGGCATTGTTTGCTGTTAAGGTAACACTTGTTCCTGCGCACATACTTGCCGAGTTAACTGTGATAGTTGGATTAGGATAAACCGTTACGTTATACACTGCACTACTTGTACATGAACCTGCTGTGCCAAATACTGAAATACTTGCTACGCTTTGTACTGCCGTTACTGGTGGTGTAATAACCAGTGGTGAGGTATTTAAATTTGGTGCACCAGAAAATCCTCCTGGTAATGTCCAGGTAAAGTTAGCTGCACCAGTTGCTGTTAAAGTAATGGTGTTTGGTGAACCATTAAAGTTTTGTGAGCATAAGGTGTTTGTTCCGACAATAGAAACGGTTGGTAATGTTACTACCGATAAACTGGCTACTGCTGTATTGGTACATCCTTGTGGACCTGTTACCATGACTGTATAGTTTCCGCTGAGTGACATTGATGCACTGGCGAATGGTGGATTTTGAAGCGCTGAGTTATAAACGTTTGGTCCGCTCCATGCATACGCTGTGCCACCTGTAGCTGTTAATGTAAAGCTTGAGCCTACACAAACTGTTGGGCTATTCACCACAATAACAGGTAATGGATTGACCACAACATTTACAACTGCTGTATTCGTACAGCCAAAACCATTTGTAAGCGTTAAGGTATAATTGCCTGCATTGGCTAAAATGGCTGAAGGGATTGTTGCGTTTTGCGCTACTACCGAATAAGCATTTGGTCCTGTCCAAGTATAACTTGTTCCTCCCAAAGCTGTAAAGTTAATTGGTTTACCAACGCATACTGGGCTGGTAGCTGTAATGGTTGGTGTTGGTAATGGATTTACAACTACTACTGTTGTACCTGTGCTTTTACATCCACCAACTGCTGTTACTGTTACAACATATGGACCTGCCATGGTGGTTGTACTATTAGCGATTGTAGGGTTTTGTAAGTTGCTATTAAATGCGTTTGGTCCTGTCCAAGTATAAGTATTAGCAGCAGTAACAGTTAAGTTAATGGTTGCTCCCGCGCAATACGGACCTGTATTACCAACTGCAATGGTTGGTGTTGGGTTAACGATAACGTTGGTTACCGCAGAAGCTGTACATCCAAGTACGCTTGTAACTGTTACGGTATAATTACCTGTATGCACTGTTGATGCATTGGCAATGGTTGGATTTTGTAAGTTACTGCTAAAGGCATTTGGTCCTGTCCATGTATACGTTGTAAATGCGTTGACGTTTAGAATAATTAATCCTCCTGTACAAATTGGACTATTACTCGTTGGTAATGGAACTGGTAATGGATTAACTGTTATAGTTGCCGTTGTTTGCGCTGTGCAACCGCCTGCCGATGTTCCAATAACAGTATAAACTGTTGTGGCAACTGGTGTAAAACTCGCTGATGATCCTACTATGTTGCCTGGGAACCACGTATACGTTGAGGCTCCGCCTGCGTTTAAGGTGGCGCCGACTCCTGGGCAAACACTTGGTGAATTTACTGTAATGGTTGGTAATGCGTTTATCAAAACGTTAGTAACTGCTGATGCAGTGCAGCCTAAAGCACTCGTAATTTTTAATGTATTAATTTCCTGCTGCTGCTGCCGTAACATTATTAATAAACGAAAATTGAAGATTACTTGCAAATGCATTAGGTCCATTCCATGTATAACTTGTTGCAGCATTGGCTGTTAAATTTAATGTTCCTCCAATACAAATTGGGCTATTGCTATTTGGCAGTGGAACAGGTAATGGGTTAACAGTTATTGTAGCGGTTGTTTGCGCTGTGCATCCATTTGCAGCAGTTCCTCAACATGTATACACTGTAGTTGCAGCGGGCTAAACGTTACAGTTGAATTAATAATATTTCCTGATACCAGGTATAGGAAGTCGCTCCACCAGCAATTAAGGTTGCCCCTTGTCCAAGACACACTGTAGCAGAGTTAGCTGTTAAAGTAGGTGAAGGATTTACAGTTAATAAAATAGTTTGAGTTCCAACACAACCTAAAGTATTAGTTCCAGAAACCGAATAAATTGTTGTTGCAGTAGGAGTAACAGTAACCATTGAACCAGTAATTGGTCCAGGGGTCCATGTGTATGTACCACCAGTACCTGCGCCACTTACAGTTAATGTAGAGGTGTTACCTAAACAAATAGGATTAGGATTTGCAAGTGGAACTAAAGTTGGTTGATTACAGCAATTTGGAATAATAATAACGCGACCATTTCCAGCTTTAACTCCGCCAGCATGCGCGGCACCAATAACAGCGCCAGATGCATAATTACTACCACCAGCACCGCCAGCCCCAGGCCAAGTGCTTGGACAGCCAGTTCCTCCAGTACAATTTGGTCCCTGCCCACCTACAATTGCACCGCCAATACCACCCAAACAACCAAGCGCACTTCCGAATTGCATATTACCACCACTTAAACCACCGCCAATACCACCACTGCCTAAAACACCAGCAGCACCTGGCTGAGGAGATAAAGGACAACCGCAACAAGATGCACCACCAAGACCGCCGCCAACTTGAGTGCCTCCAAAACCAGGAGAGCCACCATAGGCGCCACCACCACCACCACCGTAATAACCGCCGCCGCCGCCGCCACCGCAGCCAGGAGAACAGTTTAATTGTCTGTCTCCTCCAGTTCCGCCACCGCCGCCACCAACAGCAAATCTATCTACTAATCCATAAGGAGCAAAACGAATATCTGATGCGCCGCCGCCGCCGCCGCCCCAAGAAGTAGCGCATGAAGGTGGGTTTTCTGCTGCATTAGGAGTAACTGAGCCGCCTCTTGCGCCGCCATTAAAACCTCCAGCGTTTGAAATAAAACCACCACTACCAACATTTATTTGAAGAACTTGACCCGCAACAACTGGGATACTTCCAAGCACTCTACCACCTAAACCACCACCAGCATTTGCATTCACATTCGTCATACCTTGCGCTCCTTCAACCGTAAAACAAATTACAGTTACACCTGCAGGCACTACGTAGCTTTGACTTGCGCCAGTAAAGTTGAAAGTAATTTGAGAAAATGTGAAACGCACGCTAGTAATCAGAAGCAAGGCGAGTAATAAATAACTTTTTTTCATTGCGCGTTGTGTTTGTACAATTAAATTAGAACGTATTTTTTATATAATAAAAAGAAAAATGCACTATAAATTATTTGAATAGCATAGCTAATGCTAATAGCAAACCCCATAAATTTAGTTTTTAAAAGCAACTTAATCAAGCTGCTCACTCAGTGGGAAAGCCCATTCAATAAATGGATATCAGAAAGTTTTTGTAGGTAAACTAATTATTTTAGGCGGTCAGTTTTTTCGTCTTTTCTAAAACACTATTCGAGGGTAAATATTATTAATTTATCCAACGCTAAATTTTAGTGTCTCAGATAAATCCTACCTTAAAATAAATGCCGCTAATAAAAAGCCGTTGAAAACATTCAACGGCTTTTAGAAACTACAACTATTTTTTTTAATTCTTGCGTAAATCTAACTCGTTAATAATGTTTGTAGCACCACCTAATTTGTCAACTACCCAAAGCATATAACGCACATCTAAACAAATGGTACGATTTAAATCTTTATCAAAAGCAATTTTATGGCTTAACGCTTCGTAGTTACCGTCAAATGCTAAGCCTACTAATTCGCCTTTTCCATTAATAACAGGTGAGCCTGAGTTTCCTCCAGTAATATCATTTGTGGTAATAAAACCAACTACAATGTCGTTTAAAGCTGCGTCTTTATACTGACCATAATCTTTTGCAGCAGCTAACTCTAATTGTTTTTTAGTTAGTATTGTAATTAGTTAAAAACAGAGCCCAATTGAAACGCAGGGTCTTT
It contains:
- a CDS encoding gliding motility-associated C-terminal domain-containing protein, translating into MLRQQQQEINTLKITSALGCTASAVTNVLINALPTITVNSPSVCPGVGATLNAGGASTYTWFPGNIVGSSASFTPVATTVYTVIGTSAGGCTAQTTATITVNPLPVPLPTSNSPICTGGLIILNVNAFTTYTWTGPNAFSSNLQNPTIANASTVHTGNYTVTVTSVLGCTASAVTNVIVNPTPTIAVGNTGPYCAGATINLTVTAANTYTWTGPNAFNSNLQNPTIANSTTTMAGPYVVTVTAVGGCKSTGTTVVVVNPLPTPTITATSPVCVGKPINFTALGGTSYTWTGPNAYSVVAQNATIPSAILANAGNYTLTLTNGFGCTNTAVVNVVVNPLPVIVVNSPTVCVGSSFTLTATGGTAYAWSGPNVYNSALQNPPFASASMSLSGNYTVMVTGPQGCTNTAVASLSVVTLPTVSIVGTNTLCSQNFNGSPNTITLTATGAANFTWTLPGGFSGAPNLNTSPLVITPPVTAVQSVASISVFGTAGSCTSSAVYNVTVYPNPTITVNSASMCAGTSVTLTANNASTYTWSPATNLNTTSGPVVIANPANTTVYSIIGSSLGCNSQTQNSTVTVVPNPTVTITPINPAICLGNSITLTAAGANTYTWSPNIALTSTNTTITVSNPTATITYSVLGSAATCTNLATITVSVLGLPSVTVTPSSPTLCMNNFNGSPNTVSLTASGAASYTWGPIVGVTTNTLNGPLVIGTSNGAPVVTGTVIGANGTCTNLATFTVNAIPNPTIATTSGSMCAGTSVTLSASNATSYTWSPATNLNTTTGPIVIASPSVTTVYSVFGSSVGCNSQSQNATASVVPNPTVTITPLNPAICLGNTITLTAAGANTYTWSPNIALSSTNTAITNASPTITTTYSILGSAATCTNLATITVSVLGLPSVTVTPSSPTLCMNNFNGSPNTVSLTASGAASYTWGPIVGVTTNTLNGPLVIGTSNGAPVVTGTVIGANGTCTNVATFTVNAIPNPTIATTSGSMCAGTSVTLSAMNATSYTWSPATTLSSANGPIVTASPSVTTVYSVFGSSVGCNSQSQNATASVVVNPTVTVVPNNPVICLNNSITLTASGANTYTWSPNIALTSTNTAITIASPTTNTTYSILGSAATCTNLATITVTVLGLPSITVTPSSPTLCMNNFNGSPNTVSLTASGAASYTWGPIIGVTTNTLNGPLVIGTSNGAPVVTGSVIGANGTCTNISTFTVNAIPNPIIGTTSGSMCAGTSVTLSAMNATSYTWSPATTLSSANGPIVTASPSVTTVYSVFGSSVGCNSQSQNATASVVANPTVNIAPLTPTICFGNSINLTASGATNYSWSPNTAISSTVGNNVTVNPTVTTVYTLIGEQTTCTNVAVTTVTVVPLPIININLSNGMLCMNNFNNSTNTIGISASGANSYNWTGFTGLTVNATNAANIIGTAVPPNLVGTGTVVGTVGTCSNTASFSIMIVPNPTLTVSSASMCFGTSANLNANGATSYTWSPSNTLNTANGNAVIASPSVNTIYSIVGTSLLCNSPTETATVIVVANPVIGVAPGVPTICAGSAIGLTAFGANNYTWSPASSLSSSTGNIVSATPLVTTNYTVIGEASTCTTSIVKQVLVTPLPQLQAVCDRTAICLGEKTGINANGATSYTWIPTYGLTSGNSNFVIADPAQSTVYSLIGNNGLCTATITIPINVITRPVLNLTTNSPKICVGNKSTIFASGAMAYRWTPPVADSLNHPNMAIITPTATMNYTVMGYNFSGTTGCVFTKEIEVEVVQTITATATKSVEVCKGQSVKLNAGGSNTYVWGPSKGLSNAFIAQPYASPDVTTVYTVQVSNGGNCGGTATVLVKVNPIPDVNAGEDMTYNLDQPMYLNAKGTGTLTWILGEGILCKDCPNSQIMPQNSGCYQIMAVDAGGCKAIDEVCIEVTKEHAIYVPNIFTPNYDGLNDVFLVYGTGLTKVEMYIFDRWGEKLFYSNEQLKGWDGNIKDEEGKQDVYTYLINYTTFDNKKHTKTGHVTLLR
- a CDS encoding S46 family peptidase encodes the protein MTILTKKQLELAAAKDYGQYKDAALNDIVVGFITTNDITGGNSGSPVINGKGELVGLAFDGNYEALSHKIAFDKDLNRTICLDVRYMLWVVDKLGGATNIINELDLRKN